A single Plasmodium knowlesi strain H genome assembly, chromosome: 13 DNA region contains:
- a CDS encoding ribosomal protein L15, apicoplast, putative: MRCPVFFLLLCTTLVRGFVISDRKGNTLSATQKSPLIERRHQGIVPGRKKRHLNLFKEEEVDEKYNMIDTINSLLGKVKRQFNIDFDLEEEKQARAKSRESSGEGSTKGDHGMDDGEDDSTKQLHRRDQNELKGIFGTMMDGSFKIGRANTMFKELKEEKKLVDKKYKALINRKISLRYKQFKQLKEDIKNGVFESPYNEEQKKFLQNVVKEQEKAIEPIIEEIKKVEKNKYVVYDEKNKELVKLREEIKKKINEVNVKYQEEAIKLGIKKIMDDLYEQRKTPLVWDLTQMDWPRAIYPLINDMKLKADVYWESTVVGGNREENEYFITPFNIPSMEDKQRRRKGRGVGSKRGGSSGRGIKGQKSRSGGSIPLGFEGGQTPLYRKLPKFVAAPMGPGYHFNRYDYELIPLNLINLAYTRSGQKKYLEIDWNVIDKMGLRIGKYKRKHPIKVVGCNLKKYKMKHGFDFEFHAKHVIVKAHSFTVKAAREIIRLGGRCLLLKKNTQDIVYAEYNPDDENLNRIPRRIVFPGKPSKYERKVHWLRRVKMEEQRRAEGTADKPSETREADEADEADEADEADEVDEVDEEDEEDEA, from the coding sequence ATGAGGTGCCCagtttttttcctgctgCTGTGCACGACGCTTGTAAGAGGATTTGTCATCAGCGACCGCAAGGGGAATACCCTGAGCGCGACTCAGAAGAGCCCGCTGATCGAGCGAAGACACCAAGGAATCGTTccagggaggaagaaaaggcacCTGAATCTTTTTAAAGAAGAGGAGGTGGACGAGAAGTACAACATGATCGACACGATTAACAGTCTCTTGGGGAAGGTAAAACGGCAGTTTAATATAGACTTTGAtttggaggaggaaaagcaaGCTCGGGCTAAGAGCCGAGAGAGCAGCGGAGAGGGAAGCACCAAGGGGGATCATGGCATGGATGATGGAGAAGATGATTCAACTAAGCAGTTGCACCGAAGAGATCAAAACGAATTGAAAGGAATCTTCGGCACCATGATGGATGGGAGCTTCAAAATAGGAAGAGCAAACACCATGTTTAAAGaactgaaggaggaaaaaaaactggtGGACAAAAAATACAAGGCGTTAATTAATAGGAAGATTTCCCTGAGGTATAAACAATTCAAACAGCTAAAGGaggacataaaaaatggggtcTTCGAATCTCCCTACAATGAAGAACAGAAGAAGTTCCTGCAGAACGTCGTGAAGGAACAGGAGAAAGCCATAGAACCTATAATTGAAGAAATCAAAAAGgtagaaaagaacaaatatgtAGTGTATGacgaaaagaacaaagagCTAGTAAAACTgagggaagaaataaaaaaaaaaattaacgaagTAAATGTAAAGTACCAAGAGGAAGCCATAAAATTggggattaaaaaaattatggatgATTTATATGAACAGAGAAAAACCCCTCTGGTTTGGGACTTGACACAAATGGATTGGCCCAGGGCCATTTACCCTTTGATTAACGACATGAAGCTGAAAGCGGATGTATACTGGGAGTCAACAGTTGTTGGAGGAAACAGAGAAGAGAATGAATACTTCATCACCCCTTTTAACATACCCTCCATGGAGGACAAACAGAGGAGAcggaaaggaagaggagtAGGAAGTAAAAGGGGAGGATCATCCggaagaggaataaaaggacaaaaaagtAGAAGTGGAGGATCTATTCCCCTAGGGTTTGAGGGGGGTCAAACACCACTGTATAGAAAATTGCCAAAATTTGTTGCCGCCCCAATGGGACCAGGTTATCACTTCAACCGATATGACTACGAATTAATTCCACTGAACTTAATTAACTTGGCTTATACAAGAAGTGGACAAAAGAAGTACCTCGAAATTGATTGGAATGTGATAGACAAAATGGGACTGCGGATAGGAAAGTACAAACGGAAACACCCCATTAAGGTCGTCGGGTGTAATTTGAAGAAgtacaaaatgaagcatGGCTTCGACTTTGAGTTTCACGCGAAGCATGTTATCGTGAAGGCGCACTCCTTTACAGTTAAGGCGGCGCGTGAAATTATTAGGCTCGGGGGGAGGTGCCTCTTGCTGAAGAAGAACACACAAGACATTGTGTACGCAGAGTACAACCCCGACGATGAGAACTTGAACAGGATTCCACGTCGAATTGTTTTCCCTGGAAAGCCCTCCAAGTATGAGCGGAAGGTGCACTGGTTGCGGCGGGTGAAGATGGAGGAGCAGCGCCGCGCGGAGGGGACGGCAGACAAACCAAGCGAAACAAGGGAAGCAGATGAAGCAGATGAAGCAGATGAAGCAGATGAAGCAGATGAAGTAGATGAAGtagatgaagaagacgaagaagacgaagCATAA
- a CDS encoding Transcription initiation TFIID-like: MAQPLKRAKLNSEQAQNIYAQSENNMSVHNISMNATLCSSLNLDNLYKHFANCIYNPREFKCMRIDVPVSTRSIEKYVRFVNEKGERQRRSEGVVVSSDGTNVVIPPPWVATTSQVVEAQKGDVTITQGNDGTPEEQKGTKEKIIINVSIFANGKIICTGNNSIEACKIAMKKIEKKLKQLNFKNICIKNVTITNILAVYNVGFSIVLPLFAQYYKSVDYDPNVFPACKVKIALTSENERDTSEATEQAEGNLAWSTARGTAERARSKVDVVSASIFSTGNITLTGGKSYQNLQRCIDILYPYLIKSKSQH; this comes from the exons ATGGCGCAACCGCTGAAGAGGGCCAAGCTGAACAGCGAGCAAGCACAGAACATCTACGCCCAAAGTGAAAACAACATGAGTGTTCACAACATCTCGATGAATGCAACCCTGTGTTCTTCCCTTAACCTAGATAACCTCTACAAACACTTTGCCAACTGTATTTACAACCCTCGAGAATTCAAGTGCATGCGAATTGACGTGCCTGTGAGTACTCGTAGTATAGAAAAGTATGTCCGGTTTGTGaatgaaaagggggagagaCAGAGGAGGAGTGAAGGAGTTGTTGTGTCATCTGATGGAACGAATGTAGTTATACCTCCACCATGGGTTGCAACAACATCCCAGGTTGTTGAAGCTCAAAAAGGAGATGTCACCATTACCCAGGGGAATGACGGTACCCCCGAAGAGCAGAAAGGcaccaaggaaaaaattattatcaacgtgtccatttttgccaatggaaaaattatctGTACAGGAAATAATTCTATCGAGGCATGTAAAATAGCtatgaagaaaattgaaaagaagtTGAAGCAGCTgaactttaaaaatatatgcataaaaaatgtgaccATCACAAACATACTGGCTGTCTACAACGTGGGCTTTTCCATCGTTCTCCCCCTGTTTGCGCAGTACTACAAAAGT GTCGACTATGATCCCAATGTGTTTCCGGCATGTAAGGTGAAAATCGCCCTCACGAGTGAGAACGAAAGGGATACCTCCGAGGCAACCGAG CAAGCCGAAGGGAACCTCGCCTGGAGCACCGCCCGAGGCACTGCGGAAAGGGCCCGCAGCAAGGTGGACGTCGTCTCGGCCAGTATATTTTCCACGGGCAACATAACCCTCACGGGGGGCAAGAGCTACCAGAATCTCCAGAGGTGCATCGACATTCTGTATCCCTACCTGATTAAAAGTAAATCACAACACTGA
- a CDS encoding peptide chain release factor 1, putative: MTVMSSFLPFRILLLAFPLCVSGFIIDQVTPFAGKATAHHKGMRRSSVLNLHVRKEDPSVQNKNCVRIEFRPGVGGEEAFLWSTELLNTYKAFAERINCRVERVHDASESLLVVSPSDVCITQEGYEIKTTLYDLLKNESGIHQVKRVPRNESKGKIHSSTATIAVFLHEDEQKKDEINLKDLRITTFRSSKPGGQNVNKIESGVSILHKPTGIKTECQEERTQEMNKKIAMKRLIQKVLQFRHKQSEEELRGERAKLIKDSSRSSRIRTYNFFRGYITDHVKKRKLDLMYFVKVKLEFLFNVDR, from the exons atgACTGTTATGagttctttcctccctttccgGATTCTCCTTCTCGCTTTCCCACTTTGTGTGTCTGGATTCATCATAGATCAG GTAACCCCCTTTGCAGGAAAAGCGACAGCACATCATAAGGGAATGCGCAGAAGCAGCGTCCTCAATTTGCacgtaaggaaggaagaccCATCTGTGCAGAACAAAAATTGCGTACGGATCGAATTCCGCCCAGGAGTGGGGGGAGAAGAAGCGTTCCTCTGGTCAACGGAGCTCTTAAAT ACGTACAAAGCATTTGCGGAGAGGATAAATTGTCGCGTCGAACGAGTCCAC GACGCCAGCGAGTCCCTCCTGGTGGTATCCCCCTCCGATGTGTGCATAACCCAGGAGGGGTACGAAATCAAAACGACTCTCTATGATCTGCTGAAAAATGAGAGCGGCATCCACCAAGTGAAGAGGGTTCCTCGGAATGAGTCCAAG GGCAAAATCCATTCTTCCACGGCCACGATTGCAGTTTTTTTGCATGAAgatgaacagaagaaagATGAAATCAATTTGAAGGACTTGAGGATTACGACCTTCCGGTCTAGCAAGCCCGGTGGCCAGAACGTTAACAAG ATTGAATCAGGTGTGTCTATCTTGCACAAACCAACAGGGATAAAAACCGAATGTCAAGAGGAAAG aactcaagaaatgaacaaaaaaattgctatGAAAAGGTTAATTCAGAAAGTTTTACAATTTCGGCATAAGCAGAGTGAAGAAGAGCTCCGGGGCGAACGGGCCAAACTG ATAAAAGACAGTAGCCGGAGCAGTCGCATCAGGACATACAACTTTTTTAGGGGGTATATAACTGACCATGTGAAGAAGCGGAAACTGGACTTGATGTACTTcgtaaaggtaaagttggaGTTTCTATTTAACGTGGATCGGTAG
- a CDS encoding heme/steroid binding domain containing protein, putative, with protein sequence MEGAEQEGFSPSSEPVLVSETSRSEPTADSLHDPQEGKEDRDKKCDACHLCEDVCFSIFCSRCKIKRKNLYTKYRKYKEHNLRICHEEVKLVLKLNARARAEIQSGSPPDGKIKGECGLVETADTVDPPDEAHPAEEEENKPKCEGDDKGTPRRGDQYDTLKDAIRRSRSLTYSDCEEEERKIKYYNYIKYKQYFTKCEVRRHCDVNDCWVVANGYVYDVTTILGCHPGGINCILKKGGNDVSVDYSFHSKYAQKNFWEPLKIGKIITCSKEVNDLPMGSVSSSTRNRCMMM encoded by the coding sequence ATGGAGGGAGCTGAACAGGAAGGCTTTTCCCCCTCAAGTGAACCAGTACTCGTAAGTGAAACTTCCCGAAGTGAACCAACCGCGGACTCACTACATGACCCacaggaagggaaggaagacaGAGACAAGAAGTGTGACGCATGCCACCTGTGCGAAGACGTGTGCTTCTCCATCTTCTGCTCAAggtgtaaaataaaaaggaagaacctCTATACCAAGTACAGGAAATATAAAGAACACAATTTAAGAATATGCCACGAAGAAGTTAAGCTCGTGCTGAAATTGAATGCTAGGGCGCGGGCGGAGATACAGTCGGGAAGTCCCCCCGATGGGAAGATCAAAGGGGAGTGCGGGTTGGTAGAAACAGCAGATACGGTTGACCCTCCTGACGAGGCACACCCCgcggaggaagaagaaaacaaaccGAAGTGCGAGGGCGACGATAAGGGAACACCCCGAAGGGGAGACCAATACGATACACTAAAAGATGCCATCAGGAGGAGCAGAAGTTTGACCTACTCGGAttgcgaagaagaagaaagaaaaatcaaaTACTATAATTACATCAAGTATAAACAGTATTTTACCAAATGTGAAGTTAGAAGACACTGCGATGTGAATGACTGCTGGGTGGTAGCCAATGGGTACGTGTACGACGTGACAACGATCCTCGGCTGTCACCCAGGTGGGATTAATTGCATTTTAAAGAAAGGTGGTAATGATGTCTCTGTGGATTATTCCTTCCATTCCAAGTACGCACAGAAGAATTTTTGGGAACCTctaaaaattggcaaaattATTACCTGCTCAAAGGAAGTTAACGACTTACCCATGGGAAGTGTATCCTCCAGTACGAGAAATAGATGCATGATGatgtga